ACGAAGGCTTCGGCGAAAAACATGAAGAAAATGAATCGCGGAGCAATGCCGACGGCGTTGTAGACGTAGATTTCGTCACGCCTTTCGTAGACCGATCCCTTCATCGTGTTGAGCACGGTCAGCGCCGCAATGATCAGGGGAATGATCAAGTCGATCAATCCGGCGAAGTCGGAGACGCGCATGCGGCTGCCACGGTAAGCCGTTCCGTCGATTCCGTAGAAAGCAGGGCGGGCGCGTTGTTCGAGGAATCGGACGACCTCCTCTTTCGCCTGGCGCAGGCTGAGAGAGTCGAAATCGAGGGCCAACGAAACCAGTCGGTTATCGGCATCGGCCACGTTGATACCGAGATCGGCCTGGGGGGCGATGAGAATTTCGGAGGGGGCCATCAGAACGCCATCCTCGTCGCCCAGAACACTCGCGAAGGCTCCGGGGACCTTCTCGAGCTCGCGGAGACCGCGAATGTCAAATGGCAGGATGGGACGTCCGTCAAGATCCTTGAGCGAAAGGTATTGGTTCTCGTCGAAAATCCCACGGACGATAAAGTTACCGCCATTGATGGAGACGGGAACCCCGCCGGAATTGACCGCTTCGACCGTGATCCCCAGGCGCTCCGCCATCGAGGAGGGAATGATGACGGGGATATCTTCTTCCGGACTGGTTTCGTCCGGGGTGGGAAACCAATATGGCTCCGTGATCAAAGGGAAATTTTCCTGGAGTGGTTCGTTGTGGGCAAGACGGATGATCGAGCCGAACGAAAGAGTGCTGACTCGGTCGTCGTCCCCTTCGTGAAGAATTTCGAGCTGGGGATTGAGTCGCTCGTTGTTGCTGTTGGTCGTGCCGACATAGAGCGAACGGGGAGCGACGGGAAAAGCGCTTCCGTATCGGGACTCGATGGCGAATCGCTCCGTGGCGCTGATCGGGGCGAATTTCTCATTTTTTACCAGCAATCCCTGATAGTTGGCCGGACCGACCGCGATTTCCGTGTCTTCGAAGTCGCTGTAAATCGAGGTGAAGCAGATCATCGCAAAGGTGATGAGCACCAGTGTGAGGCAAGTGAGACCCGTCCGGACCTTGCGCCGATGCATATTATTCAAGCCGAGCATGAACGCCGTGCCGATCACCCCCATGGAATTGGCTTCGGCACCTGCTACCCGTCCTCGCTTCTGCTTGATCTCTTCCAGGTTCTCGCGGAATTTTCCCGCAAACAACAGAGTGATGGCGACGGTGATCAAGAGGATGAAGAACCCGAGAAGGATCATGATCGACGAACGAATCATCTCGAACGCCGGATGGAGCAGACGGAGCAGGGCGAAGACGGTGAGGAAGATGACCACCTGAGCCCCGATCTGTTTTCGGATGTCGGAGAAGCCGCAGACGAGTTTCTCGAAGAAGAAGGTAAAGGGGATCAACAGAGCCATGTACCAGAGGATGCTGACGACCGCTCCGTTGATGTTCTCGCGGAGAATGGGATGGACGATGATCGAGTAGGTCAGCGAGTCGCGGGCGACCAGCATGCGCTCGAAGAATCCAAGATCCTCCCCGTCTCCGGCCGCCTCGTTCAGGAGCGCTCCGCTTTGTTCGTGAAATTCGAGAGTGTGACGGTCGGCCAGTCCCTTCGCTTCCTGGAGTTCCATGCGGGTCTCATTGAGCCGGTTCATGGACTGTGCTTGCTCGAAAGGGATATTCTGCAGGATCGAATGGTCCAGAGCGAGGTATCCTTCGCCCTCGATAGCCAAGTCGGTTGTCGGATTTTTCTCCGGGGACCCGCTCATGTAAGAACGGACGGCCTGGACCAACTCGTTGTCGGCGGTTCCCGAGCGAAACGTCGTGTAGAAATAGGAGTCGGGCGGAAGAAAGTTGACGACACTATCCTGGGTCACGACCTCGTTGAGCTGATCGAAATTGGTCAGGCTGCCTGCTTCGATCATTCGAATCGATGAGAAGGGCCGCAGCGTCTGCGGGTTGATCATGTCGAGTATGGCTACCGGTGTGGCCCGGAATACGACAAGATTTACGTCGCGGAAGTCGTCCTTAAGCGGATTGGGAAAAATAGAGGTGTAGAGGCTTTGGGTGGAGGAACTCTCGTCTTTGATGTAGCTTATGTATCCGTTGTCGTCGTAGTAAATCGACTGGAGATTGTATTCGCGCCCAAGGCGGAACGGAGAAGAGGCGTCTGGCAGATCGTACCGTCCGTAGGGATCGGTGAAGTGCATCATGCCTTCATAGCGGATGGGGCTGCGCTCGATGGCGAGACTTGCGGGCTTTGGTGCGACGAGCGCTCCGGCCAGCGGAAAGTTCGGAACCAGCGAGCGACCTACGTCGGCGACATAGACGGTTCCCGAGTATTGGCTCGGTTGAGTGGCGGGAGGCATCTTGATTGAGCCGAAACCCTTCCCGAGCGCCAAGGCAAACTCGGCAATGAAGTCCAGGCTATCCGCCATCGTATTCGCAGTCATCGTGGACTCTTGCCATGGTTCGCGGATTTTGCGGTAGGAGTCCAGACGGTCGGTATTGACGAAGGTGAAGGCCCGGTAGCCCATGGTGTTCCAGTTCGAGGTCGGCACCGGAAAGCCGGAAACCGTCCGATAGATAGCCCCCGCCGAGCTGTTGGCGGGCGACTTCAGCCGGACCGAATGATCGAGATCCGTTTCCTGGAGAACTTGCTCAACGACCGAAGCCACGTTGTTGGCGATGATACTGGTGCTTCGTGTGAAAAGATCAGTCGGACCTCCGAGGACAAAGCTCAGTTCGCTCGGTCCGGCCGTTTCCAGAGTTTTAGGGAGGAAACCAGGGCTGAAAACGTACAGCTCTTCGTAGTCCGCAAAGAGCCGATTCAGTTCCAGACCGGCGGTCCACTCACGAACCTTCTCGGAATGATAGGCGACGAGCGTATCAAATCGGCTTTGAAGCGCCCCTTGAAGGTCATAAACGTCTACGAAACGGGTTGAATCGTCATAGCCGACTGCCGTCCGATCCATGAGCCGCGACAAGGGCAGACTGGCGGCGGTCGCCAAGTCTTCGTAGCGGAACTGAGCTTCGAGGAAGGCTTTGTATTCGGGGCGATCCAGCTCGAAAACATCGCCGCGCTCGAAATCGATGCGGCTTTGAAGAACCTTTTCGGAGTCCTCGAATACCAGGGTGTTGAGAACGTAGCGCAGCTGGTCGAAGAAGAAATTTCGCTCGTTCGGGGTGAAACTCGATTCGATCTGGGCCGTAGTTTCCTTGGACTGCAGGAAGCCCTCCGTCGCAACGGCGTCGGCGAGCGTGGTGACGAGAGCGAGGTCGGATTTCTCTTCCTCGATGTGCGAACGGATCTTTGTCGCGGTTGCTTCGGCAGCTCCCTCCGGTCCGATCATGCGGAGGAACTGGTCGAGTCCGGCGAAACCGATATATTGAGCACCGGTGGTGACAAAGATGACGTCACGCTGAAGTTCATCCCGATGGGCCGCCAACCCTTTCGCCAAAGCCAGCTGGGTGGCGAGGGGGTAGCTTTGTAGAGGATTCCGGGCGTAGTCGGGGAGGAGTCCGTATTCGTCGTAGGGAACACTGAAAACCAATGCCTCGCGGGTGGGGTTATCTGCCCGGAGTACGCCCACCACAGTCTCGTGATCTACCGACTGGAACGTCGCTTTTACCTCAAGGCGGACTCGCTTCCCCGCGTAGTCGAGCAACTCTTCGGTTGCCGCGAGTCGGGGGAAATTGACCGGGAGAATGCTCTGCATCCCGGATTGGGCCAAGACAGTTTGCCAGGGAATCGCTTCCATTCCTTCTGGATGCACGAGAACCAGCCCTTTCATTCCCATTTGAGCATAGCGCGACCATTCGAGGTCTTGGGTTTTCGGGATCTGGTCGAGCCGCACGACTCCGATCACGTCGCTGAAGTCCGAATACTTGAGGAGTGTAGTCTCATCCAGGACCAGGAGTCGGCCCGTTAGTCCTTCTTCGGGGCTTACGACCGGTTGAAAGGAGTTGGACGGAAACGGAAAGACTTCGACGTTCGGCATGACCGTCCCGTCCTCAAGACGAATAGAGCGATCTTCCGTTATGGGAGCGGCTGCAGTGCCCGGCAAGCGGTAGACTTCAAGGCCGTTCCCGGCGAGGAAGTCGGCGATAAACTCCGCCGCGTCTGCGTGGCCCGGGCGGCCGAGCATTCGCGAGCCCAAAGCCTCTATCTCGTCGTGCAAGGCTTCCACCGAACCCGGTGCGAGGGCTTCTCGAACCGCGTCGCTTCGATAGTCGCTGTCAAAGGGGAATCCCGGGTCGAAGGGCTCGGGTGTGGATAATGAGAGAACAGTCCAAGCCGTACCGAAGAGAATCGCGGTGAAGAGGACGAAACCGATGATGCGTTCTTTCAAAGACATGATGGGAGTTACAAGAGGTCGGAAAAGATGATTTCAACTCCTTGCGAGCGGAGGTAGGCGGCATAGATTGCGTTCAGCAGCAGAGCCAGCACCGAGGCAATAAAGACTCCGGCGAAAAAGGGGAGCAGTTTCGTGCGAACCGTTTCAGCGCCTCCGAGCTTAACAACGATCAAACGTAGCAACCAGGCCGCCAAGATACTCCCCCAAAGGGATCCGGCTCCGGACCCCATCAAGTGGGTGGATCCGAGGATAAATCCCAGAGGGTGAAACCAAAAACCCGCAAATAGTTGCCGAAGGACGGTCAGAATGGTGGCTCCGATTGCTCCGTAGAGATAGCCATAGGTCGATGGGGCGATGCCGCTTTGCTGGGCTTCATCGCCCACCATGGCGGTGCCGGCTTGGGCCAGCTCCTGGTTGAGATTGCTGAAATACCAGGGCTTATCCTCAAAGGCCCAATTGAAGCGAAGTGAGTCGCCGCCGAAGGCGTAACTGGTCGAAAGAAACGACCAACCTCCGATTATGATCCCACCGAGTATTCCCAGCAGGCAGGTGTAGAGAATATGTTTGGGGCGAATGCCATAGCGTCGGCCCAGCTCGAGGATCTCCAGTTGCGCGCCGGGGATAAGAAAAAAACCGGCAACCGTGATGAAAAAACTGGCGGTAAACGTAAAGACGACCAATCCGGGTCCAAAGGCTCCAATGCCCCCGAGCAGGAGGATAAAGAGGGCGGCGTTGTTCGGGGTGAAGTAGCCGAAAGGAATTCCACATTCAGCCCGGATTCGCATGGCCACGAAGCCGATTGTTAGAAGAAAGACCATAAAGGCCAGCACTCCGAGAATCGAAATCCCCACCCAGTTCGCCCAAACCGCTGACGCCGCAAAAACGGCAACGAGCAGGATGAGTGCTGTGCGATAGGAGAAAATCTCGTCCCGCTTCGGCGGTTTTGAGGAGACGGCTTCCTTAAGCACTTCCCGGAAGTAAGTTCGGGAAAACCAGAGGATCAGCAGGGCGTAGGCGAGGTAGGCCCCCACCTGCTGCTCCTGAGCGTAGGGGAACCCCGGGCTGGCGTCCATGCCGCTCACGTATCCGTACCAATACAGGAGACGGAAGAGAAAAAATCCTACCAGAAAGCTGAAGAGAATATTCAATTCGATGAAAACCGCGAGACTGACGAAGACGGCCATCACGGTGAAGGTGATGTTCCACGTTTCGCCCCATTCAGGCCCGAAGTAGGAGCCCAGGGGGACAGAGATACTCGGATCCGGAACGGCCGAATTGTAGAAGCTGGCCATCTTGAGAAGGCACCAGATCAGGCCAGCGGAAAATCCGAGCCACATGGTGGAGTTGCGCCAGATGCCCGAAAGAAACCGGTTCTTGGGTTCGTCCGCGCTCCCGATGAGTAAGGTGGGGATCCGGGTGAGCGGCAGGGAGAACCGTTCGCTGTCGATCCATTTGCGGCGCATGATTACGGCGATGCTCAACGTGCCCAGGAGAATGATTGCCAGAAAACCGCCCCACGCGAGAATTGGCCGCCACCAAGCGTCCCAAGGAATATAACCAGAGACCAGATATCGCAGTCCGCTCAGGCTGAAAAGATTATCGGGGCGGACGACCAGGCCGTGTCGATGGTGCTCGGGAAGAGCGGCGTAGTCACTTTCGGATATCTCCGTCCGTCCGGAAAAGACCTGTTCCATCGCTAGAACACTTTGTAGCTGTGGATCGGCCACATAGAGGACACCGGGGCCTTCCAATCCGATCTCGAGCGTGACACTCTCGGTTGCGTTTCGGGGAGCTTCAAAGCCATAGAGGCCTTCCCTCTGAAATCCCTGGGGATGAATGACGGATGGCTTGCGAATGATCCGGGAATAGAGGATCTCCCGGAAGTCGTCGGAATCATCCGCATACATACGGACAAAGTAGCGACTATCGCCTTGGAACTCGGAAGGCCGCAGCAATACGCTGGATAGGTAGGGGGTCCCGGGCATGACCCCCGGCGATTTTTCTTCCTTTAGGGGGAGGGTGAAGCGGATCGAGGACACCTCTCCGGAGGCTTCGTTTTCCAGGACCAGCACCTCTTGTTGCTCGCCGGCCGAATGGTCGACGGTTTCAAAGCGGGAGTTGCCCGAGAGAAATACGGATTCCGAAGGCTGAAGACCTTTATCGGCAAGAAGGTTCGCCCCGGAAGGCCAGAAATTGTCGCTGTAGGCGTCCATCTTGGCGAAGTCGCCCGTACGCGGGATCGTCGAGGATATGGCGACGATTCGATGCCAGAATCCCTGAGTCATCATCGGGCCGCTGATCAGGATCGCGTAAAGGACGCAAAGCAATTCGGGACGGGAAAGGATGCGGACTTTGAAAAGGGTGAAAAAGATCGCCCCCAGACCCACCATCGCGAGAAAGACCCAAAGCCCCGGTATCACGAGCGCATGCTCTCCCGGGGAGCTGGCCACGAGGACGACATGCACGTAGTTGATCAGAATGGCCGATGCCAGCATCGCGAATATACTGGCGACGAGGGATCGGGCGGTGAAGGCGGGTGCAAATTTTGAGGCTGCGTTCATTCCAGTCGAATGGGGGAGGGGGACGTTGCTTGACGAATTAGAGAAGTATGTCGGACGGACAAGGATCGTAGGGAGGGTGTGCGACCCTCGGGACTCTCATTCCTCCACCCAGACGGATGGACGGCGGACGGTCGCAAAGAAACTCCAGAACCGCGGGACCGTCCGGTTCCGGGGAGGATTCGGGCAGGGTAAGCTGAAGCAGATCTCCTTCTTTTCGGAAAGGAAAGGTCTCTCCGCTACCGAGCAAGGAAACTTTCTCGACTTCGCATTCGAGTCCGCCGAGGCGAAAGGACCCGGGCCAGTGTCGGGTGATCAAAAAGAGTCGGTTGCCCGAGCAGGTGAAAGGACCATGGTGCAACCAGTCGTCCCGGTGAGCGGATGTGCGCTCTCGAAGTTCGTAGAAAAAAGGCTCGGTATCATGGATAGCGGCTCCGTTGCGCGTCATCCAAGCCGCTAATTGATCAAAGAGGTCGCTGGCTTGTGGCGGGAGAGCGCCGTCTCCCATCAGGCCAAAATTGAGCAGGAGGTTTCCCCGCTGTTTTGCGACAGAGGCGAGAAGCTGAACCACATCTCCTAAACTTTTCCAAGAGTGGTCGCCCTTGTGGTAGCCCCAACTTTCGTTTGCGGAGATGCACGTCTCCCAAGGGCGCCACGGTTGCGGGGCGCTGATATGTCCTTCTGGAGTGCCGAAGTCACCGTCCAGACCGTTTCGGTTGTTAAACAGAAGGCCGGGGCACAGTTCGCGAAGTCGCTGGTTCATCAATTCGGCCCTCCAGCCATTCGCATCGAACGGCCACCATCCGTCGTACCAAAGGATGTCAATGGGACGGTATCGGCCAACGAGCTCTTCCAGACGTGCGAAGGTCGCATCAAGAAAAGATTCGTGGGCTGCTTCGCTCTCAAGAGCGTCTGAGGCGTCCGGCTGGTCGTACCAATTGTTCAGGCTGTGGTAGAGACCAATTTTAAGATTATACCGGCGCGCGGCTTCAATCGTCTCGTCCACCAGGTCGCGTTTGCAGTGCGAGTTTCCGATGTGCAGGTCACTCAGTTCAGTCGGGTAGAGGCGGAATCCCTCGTGGTGCATCGTCGTGAGAACGACGTAGCGCATGCCAGCCGCTTGTGCCTTGCGGCAGAGGGCGTCGGGATCGTAGCTCTCGGCGCTGAACTGATCACGGAGATTTCTCAGCTCCTCGCCGGAGAAACGTTCGCGGTTCGCAGACCACTCACCTCGGCCGACTAAGCTATAAAGTCCGAAGTGGATAAACATACCAAACCGTAGGTCGGAAAAGTCCTGGGCGCTGATCGAAGAGGCGATTTCGTCCTGAGAGCGATTGGCGGATTGGGTCATGATTGTGAAACCTTGAAATCGATCAATTCCAGCCGAGAGGATTCTTCCAGACTTTGGCGATACGGATTGGTTCCGGTGTGCTCGGCGATGACTTCGCCAGCGACCGCTTCCGCCAAAATATCGGGCTTGAATTCAAGAAGCGTGGTCGGAAAGGGAAGAAACATCCCGGAGCCCTGATTGGATTGGGAAACCACCAGTAGGTCGTTGGGGACGTCGATGGATTCGTTGAGGATTGCCTGGCTCGCTTGCGCGTAGAGAATATCGTCCATCAGTAAAAGCCCGTCGGGCTTTTTTCTGGGGAAAGCGCCCCAAAGAGAGCGAAACTGCTGCCAACCAGCATCGCCAGAGGCCGGCGTTCTTTGGTCGTGAAACCACTCGGGATAGAAAGGAAAGCCCTCTTCGGCGAAAATTCGTTCAGCTAGGGTCATTCCGGAGCCTTCCTTGAAGAGCTCCCGCCAAGCAATCACTGCGATTTTCTTGCGCCGATTTGATTTGAAGTATCGAAGGGCCATTCGAAGCATCGCTTCCGGATCGAGCTGCAGATGCCGATTGAACTGGGTCCCGAATCCGTAGACGTAGCGTTCTTTCCGCTTCTCCTCTGTG
The nucleotide sequence above comes from Puniceicoccus vermicola. Encoded proteins:
- a CDS encoding ABC transporter permease → MSLKERIIGFVLFTAILFGTAWTVLSLSTPEPFDPGFPFDSDYRSDAVREALAPGSVEALHDEIEALGSRMLGRPGHADAAEFIADFLAGNGLEVYRLPGTAAAPITEDRSIRLEDGTVMPNVEVFPFPSNSFQPVVSPEEGLTGRLLVLDETTLLKYSDFSDVIGVVRLDQIPKTQDLEWSRYAQMGMKGLVLVHPEGMEAIPWQTVLAQSGMQSILPVNFPRLAATEELLDYAGKRVRLEVKATFQSVDHETVVGVLRADNPTREALVFSVPYDEYGLLPDYARNPLQSYPLATQLALAKGLAAHRDELQRDVIFVTTGAQYIGFAGLDQFLRMIGPEGAAEATATKIRSHIEEEKSDLALVTTLADAVATEGFLQSKETTAQIESSFTPNERNFFFDQLRYVLNTLVFEDSEKVLQSRIDFERGDVFELDRPEYKAFLEAQFRYEDLATAASLPLSRLMDRTAVGYDDSTRFVDVYDLQGALQSRFDTLVAYHSEKVREWTAGLELNRLFADYEELYVFSPGFLPKTLETAGPSELSFVLGGPTDLFTRSTSIIANNVASVVEQVLQETDLDHSVRLKSPANSSAGAIYRTVSGFPVPTSNWNTMGYRAFTFVNTDRLDSYRKIREPWQESTMTANTMADSLDFIAEFALALGKGFGSIKMPPATQPSQYSGTVYVADVGRSLVPNFPLAGALVAPKPASLAIERSPIRYEGMMHFTDPYGRYDLPDASSPFRLGREYNLQSIYYDDNGYISYIKDESSSTQSLYTSIFPNPLKDDFRDVNLVVFRATPVAILDMINPQTLRPFSSIRMIEAGSLTNFDQLNEVVTQDSVVNFLPPDSYFYTTFRSGTADNELVQAVRSYMSGSPEKNPTTDLAIEGEGYLALDHSILQNIPFEQAQSMNRLNETRMELQEAKGLADRHTLEFHEQSGALLNEAAGDGEDLGFFERMLVARDSLTYSIIVHPILRENINGAVVSILWYMALLIPFTFFFEKLVCGFSDIRKQIGAQVVIFLTVFALLRLLHPAFEMIRSSIMILLGFFILLITVAITLLFAGKFRENLEEIKQKRGRVAGAEANSMGVIGTAFMLGLNNMHRRKVRTGLTCLTLVLITFAMICFTSIYSDFEDTEIAVGPANYQGLLVKNEKFAPISATERFAIESRYGSAFPVAPRSLYVGTTNSNNERLNPQLEILHEGDDDRVSTLSFGSIIRLAHNEPLQENFPLITEPYWFPTPDETSPEEDIPVIIPSSMAERLGITVEAVNSGGVPVSINGGNFIVRGIFDENQYLSLKDLDGRPILPFDIRGLRELEKVPGAFASVLGDEDGVLMAPSEILIAPQADLGINVADADNRLVSLALDFDSLSLRQAKEEVVRFLEQRARPAFYGIDGTAYRGSRMRVSDFAGLIDLIIPLIIAALTVLNTMKGSVYERRDEIYVYNAVGIAPRFIFFMFFAEAFVYAVVGCVIGYLLSQGTGTVLTALDLTGDLNMTFASVNSIYASLAVVGAVFLSTYFPARSAMEIAAPSEDSGWDMPEPEGDSYSFNLPFTFDRRERVAVLAFFHRFLRDHGEGGAGGFSAGPPRYEIEGSSKGGPETVVPSVCATVWLKPFDLGVSQELTIRTPFDEETGEFMAAIRLVRSSGTRDSWERVNRPFMVGIRKQFLHWRAVTPEMKSELYEEVRLQLEEQSKSEIPTHA
- a CDS encoding DUF6785 family protein; protein product: MNAASKFAPAFTARSLVASIFAMLASAILINYVHVVLVASSPGEHALVIPGLWVFLAMVGLGAIFFTLFKVRILSRPELLCVLYAILISGPMMTQGFWHRIVAISSTIPRTGDFAKMDAYSDNFWPSGANLLADKGLQPSESVFLSGNSRFETVDHSAGEQQEVLVLENEASGEVSSIRFTLPLKEEKSPGVMPGTPYLSSVLLRPSEFQGDSRYFVRMYADDSDDFREILYSRIIRKPSVIHPQGFQREGLYGFEAPRNATESVTLEIGLEGPGVLYVADPQLQSVLAMEQVFSGRTEISESDYAALPEHHRHGLVVRPDNLFSLSGLRYLVSGYIPWDAWWRPILAWGGFLAIILLGTLSIAVIMRRKWIDSERFSLPLTRIPTLLIGSADEPKNRFLSGIWRNSTMWLGFSAGLIWCLLKMASFYNSAVPDPSISVPLGSYFGPEWGETWNITFTVMAVFVSLAVFIELNILFSFLVGFFLFRLLYWYGYVSGMDASPGFPYAQEQQVGAYLAYALLILWFSRTYFREVLKEAVSSKPPKRDEIFSYRTALILLVAVFAASAVWANWVGISILGVLAFMVFLLTIGFVAMRIRAECGIPFGYFTPNNAALFILLLGGIGAFGPGLVVFTFTASFFITVAGFFLIPGAQLEILELGRRYGIRPKHILYTCLLGILGGIIIGGWSFLSTSYAFGGDSLRFNWAFEDKPWYFSNLNQELAQAGTAMVGDEAQQSGIAPSTYGYLYGAIGATILTVLRQLFAGFWFHPLGFILGSTHLMGSGAGSLWGSILAAWLLRLIVVKLGGAETVRTKLLPFFAGVFIASVLALLLNAIYAAYLRSQGVEIIFSDLL
- a CDS encoding alpha-L-fucosidase is translated as MTQSANRSQDEIASSISAQDFSDLRFGMFIHFGLYSLVGRGEWSANRERFSGEELRNLRDQFSAESYDPDALCRKAQAAGMRYVVLTTMHHEGFRLYPTELSDLHIGNSHCKRDLVDETIEAARRYNLKIGLYHSLNNWYDQPDASDALESEAAHESFLDATFARLEELVGRYRPIDILWYDGWWPFDANGWRAELMNQRLRELCPGLLFNNRNGLDGDFGTPEGHISAPQPWRPWETCISANESWGYHKGDHSWKSLGDVVQLLASVAKQRGNLLLNFGLMGDGALPPQASDLFDQLAAWMTRNGAAIHDTEPFFYELRERTSAHRDDWLHHGPFTCSGNRLFLITRHWPGSFRLGGLECEVEKVSLLGSGETFPFRKEGDLLQLTLPESSPEPDGPAVLEFLCDRPPSIRLGGGMRVPRVAHPPYDPCPSDILL
- a CDS encoding GntR family transcriptional regulator, with product MTQFSPNTMLKTIQRKPSLSGQVAEALRHHVKEELEPGAKLEAESKLAKRFGVSVMTVREAFATLASEGLIERIHGSGTFVRDPRESLPVALVMTWDLYSSRASYFHMRVFQKVQELLEAAGIPVVTFHEQVQPPQKGDRTPEKAREAVYNDRSLRGFVFISTNPPPALLTEEKRKERYVYGFGTQFNRHLQLDPEAMLRMALRYFKSNRRKKIAVIAWRELFKEGSGMTLAERIFAEEGFPFYPEWFHDQRTPASGDAGWQQFRSLWGAFPRKKPDGLLLMDDILYAQASQAILNESIDVPNDLLVVSQSNQGSGMFLPFPTTLLEFKPDILAEAVAGEVIAEHTGTNPYRQSLEESSRLELIDFKVSQS